The segment CTCCAAAGCAATTTGATGGTACTGTAGAATAATTTAAATTGTGAGGGGTGGTGGTGGAAATTTCCATGGATTGTGGAGAATTTATCGTTTTGTTGGAAAGTAATTTCATTGATATGATTTCTGTACAATGAAACATTgtataaattgtgtatttcattgtggtttgaaattcttGAGATACGGGTACCCATGAAAATTgatccccccaccccccggcCCCCATGAAATGTAAAGATTCCACAGTATGATAATTTTTGCTTGTTATAGAATGTGTGGAAGCGACAGTGACACAccactcacacacacaccccaccccTACTTACCTTTTCTTCTTGTGTTTGGGAATCAATTCACTGTAATTGATGGCTTCAGTGTATTTAGCTTCTTCCAAAATTTTAGCAACTTGGTATTTCTCCTGTAAAGTAGTGGCCAGTATTTTGTTTAGTCATAAGAGtcttaaagtttaataaaatttgCATTCCACTTTAGGAGATACTAAAATAACTCAAAGTTTGTTAACATACCCTTCGTATAGCTAACCGGACATCCCTAGGAACATCAGGTATAAGGTACGCTATGATAAACTTCATGGAAAACACGATATGCTGCAAGTTTCAAAGTAAACAGATGACAATTTACGAGTAAATAATTTCACAAGGATAATATCCCTCAATGAGAGGGCCAATTAACAAACAGTTAATAACCACAGATTGAAATACGACAAACAAATGGCTCAGGTTATTAAAACCTATCAGTCCCAGTCACTGATCCTAATAAGGTAAGATTTATGACACTGAACACAGTCGTTTTTTTTTCAAGTGTGTTGATCAGAGGATAGAAATAATAACCCTCACATTTTGTTTGTCAGGTGAAACAGAGAATAATCACCTCAAATCCTAACACCACCCACAGCTTGTCTGCTGTCTCAAAATTAAATAATCACCTCAAATCCTAACACCACCCACAGTTTGTCTGCTGTCTCAAAATTAAATAATCACCTCAAATCCTAACACCACCCACAGCTTGTCTGCGTCGTTGAAATTAGAGGCCCACGATGAGGTAAATCCAATCAAAAAGCCATTGGTGATCACTCCAATAGTGTTAACCAAGTCAAGGATGCCGTACCATTTACCTGTAAAAATACCAGGTATGTCAAATTTATCTCgcactttatacatgtatgacaacaTCCTAGAAATATACagcagtacatgtaaaatagatgcatatgtttaaaaccatCTCCACACCTTGAATACACTTACACAAGTAAGAGTGATAAATTGGAAGTTAAAACCATAACTCTGATCAAGTATTAGATATGACTTTTCTGTCCTCATACCTATGTCCTGTCGGATGTAGGCAACAGGACGTCTATTGCTCCACAACATTCGACGAGCATCAATCCTGATATCTATTAGATTCAAAAGTATGGCCATCAAAGGGGCCAGTGGAAAAGAAGCAGCGAAAAGCTGTAATGAAAACACATTCCAGGTTTTTTCATGAACAAGTACTACAGATAGATAACTCTAACTCACTAATAACTCTAAAACAACCTTTTCACACTCAACTAATGAAATCTAGCAAAAAATGCCAAATGCAAGTATGAAATTTTTTGGAAGCAAAATAAGAATTTGTACTTATACTAGGTATAAACGTACCATCAAAAATCCATATTGGATTACTTTTTCTGTGTACTCGTTCAAGGTGAAGTCACCTAGTGTGGGTTTTAATCGTTCCCTCTCTAAATAATTGGAAAGCAATGTTTTGTTAGCTTCGAATATATTCTTAGCTTCCTCGGTGTTGATCCGATTAATCTTATTGCAGCAGTCGCAGGGACAGGCGTTGATACGACAGCACCAGTTGGGACGCATCCTGATAAATTTTCTTATAAGtctgaatgaaaaaaaatttttttttttttttagaattattgACATTCGATCATGATTTACATCAGGAAAAACTTTGAGATTTAACGACAATTATAGAACAATAAATGATGTGGATATCCCAAAGACAAACAACCAATCAAGTTCAAATAAAGCAAGCATGCTTGTTCCACTTTGTCTAAATGAGTAAATGACAGGTTTCTTAATGAACTTACGGAATGATGAGATCTTTGGCAATTCTAGGGAAGGGTCTGATGATCATCAAAATCAGGACTTGGAATGAGAGCTGTGACATGCATGTTCCCTTGTCACCTACGCACTCATCAGTGTAACCAAATACTGAAAAACGCTGAAACAACGACACTAAACAGTATAGAGGATAATAGAAACAAATCCATCATTTAATTCTCTATACATCACAATACTATTGTATACTAAAGTTCGTTTAACTATATCGTATTTCAAAACTTGTTAAGGTATTGAACATACATAAAACTTTTCGTATCATGATATCCAAACAGAAGATTTGAAATTTAAGGCTACGATAGATGGGGGAAATCTGCTGGATTTTACAACCTCTTATCCTGAAATTCATACAGGGGGTAAACCGACAACATGCAGTTTATCTGTGAATATGTACTACATCAGCAGCAGTTAATTATGTATAGacacacatgtatatgtttgCTCAATTCTGATGTATTATCATCGTCAGAACGCACAGGATTTCTCCCTGTTAAACCTGTGGGTTCCGACGATGATGTATTATTAGAtgttaaaatatcatatgacattatataaatattgcatgtagttgagggtaacattaaaaattttaaCCCCGAGAAAACCACTGTCAACCGAGTGCCTGTGTCAGATAATTACAATATAACATACTAAAAGCTTTCACATCCAAGAAAAGTATGATACAGAAATTGTGATTGGTGAAGATAAACATTACAGCTACATGAATGTATGTCCGTTTGCCCTAAAACGTGTTCGCCCTAAAAAGTGTTTGCCCAAGGTCTGTGCACactatttttttaatgttatataaatatataaaacactgAATTTTTTCACGAATTTTTCTGTACATTGCATTCATACACAGTATAGAAGAAAAATAGGTTCATACTAAAGCCAACTctcatatatatgtaatcatGATCACAGattctatatatataatgtaatcatGATCACAGattctatatatataatgtaatcatGATCacacattctatatatatataatgtaatcatGATCacacattctatatatatataatgtaatcatGATCacacattctatatatataatgtaatcatGATCACAGattctatatatataatgtaatcatGGTCacacattctatatatataatgtaattatgatcacacattctatatatatatataatgtaattatgatcacacattctatatatatataatgtaatcatGATCacacattctatatatatatataatgtaattatgatcacacattctatatatatataatgtaatcatGATCacacattctatatatatatgtaatcatgATCatacattctatatatataatgtaatcatGATCatacattctatatatataatgtaatcatGATCACagattctatatatatataatgtaattatgatcacacattctatatatatataatgtaatcatGATCacacattctatatatatataatgtaattatgatcacacattctatatatatataatgtaatcatGATCacacattctatatatattataataatgTAATCATGATCACagattctatatatatataatgtaatcatGATCACagattctatatatatataatgtaatcatGATCACACATTctatattataggattaaacaatCTTTTTGAAGATTTCATCGATGTGTAAACACTGggcattttactcacaaactgaataaaagtgcgaatcACTTCTAttttaagtttgtgagtaaaatgtccagagtttacgcaatgataaattcttaaaaaagaatatttgattCTAATAATTTCAATTCGTTCCCCgtattattaatttaaaaaatttgaatagtttccctgcactatgctatttgttttcaggcgcgtatgtatacaaagcatttttggatttattgatgtgtaaattctcagTTACCTTtatttttgtcaaatcaaaacaactgtaataaatgacattggaattaaatataatgtaatcATGATCACAGAATACATACCCCCCGGAAGAATGCAATGTAGAAACAAGAGGCGTAACTGTTGACAAACTGGAAAGCAAACATTTTGGTGATCAGGGCATCATCATACTGAGTTTGGGTCCGGTGGTTCTCTGGAAAAAGAGACAGGAATTTCACAATCCAACTGTTTGACAGAAATTACATAAACTTGGCAAGTCTCTACCTATTGTACATGACATCAGAACTGAACTATACTTACCCCATTCTGTCAGTTTGAAGGCCAGTAATTCATatatctagaaaaaaaattataaactaGAGCTGTATATCATTAGTAACaaaaactataaaacaaatgaaaagatACGTACTGTACAATTATTAGAATTTCTCATTCACTCAAATTGACcctttcttatatatatatggagaatTTCTCTGGGCGAAATCATGCCTGCCAATAAGCCTTCTACCCACAAATGCCTATATAGTTGGGCTTCctaaattgattttcaatttttttcaaataaagctTATACTTAATTAATTTGAATGAAGAATATACAGTGCTTACtcaatatattgtcaatttgGGCAATAAACTGGAGGGTGGGGTAGGGGGTGAGAGCAATATAATTCCTTACCTTTCCCAGGATGAGTATGGCCACAGCGTTGAGAACTGCTGATACAATCGAGATTTTCCTTACCTTTCCCAGGATGAGGATGGAGACAGCGTTGAGAACTGCTGATACAATGGAGATTTTCCTTACCTTTCCTAGGATGAGGATGGAGACAGCGTTGAGAACTGCTGATATAATGGAGGAAGTGATAAGGCATTCTACTGCTGTCATGCCCGGACAGTAGTCCACCGTAATCAACAGACGATAAACAATGACTCCTGTCACACTTATCAACACAATAAACATCTGAAACGAACAAGCAAACACTGAAATAACAACATCAACTACTGATATACAGCTTTATACACTGAATCCACAGCATCAACTACTTATATACAGCTTTATACACTGAATCCGCAACATCAACTACTTATATACAGCTTTATACACTGAATCCACAGCATCAACTACTTATATACAGCTTTATACACTGAATCCACAGCATCAACTACTTATATACAACTTTATACACTGAATCCGCAACATCAACTACTTATATACAGCTTTATACACTGAATCCGCAACATCAACTACTTATATACAGCTTTATACACTGAATCCACAGCATCAACTACTTATGTACAGCTTTATACACTGAATCCGCAACATCAACTACTTATATACAGCTTTATACACTGAATCCACAGCATCAACTACTTATATACAGCTTTATACACTGAATCTGCAGCATCAACTACTAATATACAGCTTTATACACTGAATCTGCAGCATCAACTACTTATATACAGCTTTATACACTGAAACCACAGTATCAACTACTTATATACAGCTTTATACATTGAATCCGCAGCATCAACTACTTTGGTACAGCTTTATACACTGAATCCGCAGCATCAACTACTAATATACAGCTTTATACACTGAATCCCCAACATCAACTACTTATATACAGCTTTATACACTGAATCTGCAGCATCAACTACTTATATACAGCTTTATACACTGAATCCACAGCATCAACTACTTATATACAGCTTTATACACTGAATCTGCAACATCAACTACTAATATACAGCTTCATACACTGAATCCGCAGCATCAACTACTTATATACAGCTTTATACACTGAATCCACAGCATCAACTACTTATATACAGCTTTAAACACTGAATCCACAACATCAACTACTTATATACAGCTTTAAATTTCTGGTCTATATCCATTATTACACAAGTTTAACTCCATGgtttataaaaatgtaatgGTTATTCCTTGTAGTTTTAATTTCATGGTTTTGGACAACAGTTAAAATAGCGAAAATTAAACTGCAGCAAAAATAAGACTGTATACAGGGATTTGTTCCTATTCTAATTTCTGTGTGAATTATTATCACTCCAATAGGTCCTGAACAATGTCTAATGCTTACTCTACAAATATTCATTCTCTTTTATTAGTAAATGTAACAGTACAGCAGTGCTTTACCATGAACAAAAGTGTAGAAGTGGACACCATGTACTTTAGTATCTGTTTTCTGAATGGATAAAACCAGTTTGGTTCCTGGGTCACTGGGTCTTTTTTGACCTTTAACCCATAAAATTGAGGTCGATCAGGTTCATTGTGCTCAAAATTATCAACATCCCATTCATATGCCATCATGGCATTTTTTCTCTTCCATCGCTCTAAGAACAGTGTTcctaaaaaaaaacacttaaattatgtatatatgtgtcaCTAACTTGTTttaatttactttaaaaactTGTTTTATATGCAATACCTTCTGGcttgaatatttcatttaaaaaacatttaactTAAAAATCTCTCAATACAAACCCCATAAGCATATGATCAAGGCAAAATATGGAGTGACTTCATTATCAAAGGAGCTTCTGATCGTCTCTAACAGTGCCTCTACCTCAATCTTAATCCTGTCAGAAAAGTCATCATTACCccatcaacaacaaaaacaacaaaatatgttaacttataagagagagagagagagagagagagagagagagagagagagagagagagagagcatattATCACAAAACAAACTTTTCTGCTGCTGTGGCATTAACAgggacatcaaactttgtttcaTTTGCCTctacactgaaaaaaaaattataagttaaaaataaacttcCAAAATTGGTATGATATCCTCAAAACTTTTCTCTCACATGCCTAAATAATTTTTCTCCACAAAATCCATTACCTAAGATATAGACCATACAAGAAAATCGCAAATCCAAACAGCATTGGGATCCATAAACTGGTGGTCATCTCTCCCACCCACGCAAAGTATAGCGCTATCATCTCCCCAAAGTAGTTGCGGATTTTCCACAGTGGTTGGAATTTATAGAAGACGGTCCACGTGTCCTGGAGGGCCTTACGGGGGTCCGTTTCTAGGGACTCCTTGTCCTTGTTTTCTTCCAAGTCTACGTTGGCATCTGAGAAATACTTGTCTTTGAGGATGGACTGGTCCTCCTTACACTCCGACTCTTCGTGGAGGATGAAAGCATCCGTGTATACACCCTTCATGAGTAGATAGGGCAAACCTGCAAGAAGGGGAAAAATTGCCTCAGTAAAATAACTACAACACATAGGGGCAATTTACAGAACAACATGCTCGTTTTCCAGGATTATCAACTCTAATTACCATATGTTCAAAAGGAAAAATTCATGACCATTTAAAAAGACTCTATGAGCTTGGGACCCAAAGAATATGACATATAATCTTGAAGCAGAAAATATTGGtaattttttaaagcattttgaTTCAACAACAAAGAAACTTAATTCAAAAAGTTTTACTGACTTTGTTTAGGTCAACAATTGATTTATTAATCTATGAAAACTATTAATGATCagaaattaaaatcaacaaagaaCCCAGAATTTGTgctaacaaaaaaaaaactgccaAAGATTTTTCTATTTAGATTCCACTATATCATATCATTCATGTCTCTACTTCCATTAGGGGGTCTAATAACCAACAACATCTAGTTAAGGTAACTCAATCCTCATGTGAattatcaatatcaatagttCAAAGTTTCTGTTTTATGTTCTGACACTGGtcatcaataaccaaagaaaatgtgtatgttgccacctttttaaagatgtcgaACACACATAAACAGAAGTATTTGTCATCATCAGAAAATTGCACAATTTCACAAaaaagaatgataaaaatgcataaaaacttgttaaaatgacCAATTCTAAATGTTAACAGTTTAAAAAGACTGCattataaatatgtacaaattaaTCGTGGATATCAGGGGAATCATtgtataataaatataaatgtatgtacaaaTTAATCGTGGATATCAGGGGAATCATTGTATATTATAGACATTCAGTGGAGAAAATACCATGAtaagagttattgtccttgacaacattttttttttagattttagaTAATTGACTATATAAGGAAAATATAGACTTTTCAGAATCGATAGTTTACAAGATCTATTATcttattcagtgaataaaattccttcAAATGTTATATTTCTACCATGTGCAAATATAATTAGATAAAATTTTTGCAAAATTAACCTATTACATGATAATGACATTTCCTAACACATTGGCGTAACCTGCTGTGTCTTCTGTTGCTTGTATGACAGAACCATTTAGAAATATGACATCAACATTGTCCAAGAAAAGAATTATTAAAAATTCTCTAGAAAATAAC is part of the Ostrea edulis chromosome 2, xbOstEdul1.1, whole genome shotgun sequence genome and harbors:
- the LOC125679187 gene encoding anoctamin-4-like isoform X3 — protein: MKTENPITLSNMSADTSQEESDGEPPLGPFTTITSTVKFRNLRKRHLKRNPQMKAFERRYTELGPALIPEQKRIDYVLIYKNKYSNDPMYIDDPDKQEAVRQKEEKRERFEASLTKEGFDVQKEVIGENVFVKLHCPFKRLCAEAEMVKMEMPLHGCANYPEDQQNFISEFLEKYFETDNEMDYVSAPFMMDRINLYEGYEDPTHFFRPAIRSMLVDHILINIDIRTKDERKDKGSAKKSIEDRKSKCCSCLPCFGTNEKDDENSVSKIIIDHDEAHQEKVYIPGKIHSLPYLLMKGVYTDAFILHEESECKEDQSILKDKYFSDANVDLEENKDKESLETDPRKALQDTWTVFYKFQPLWKIRNYFGEMIALYFAWVGEMTTSLWIPMLFGFAIFLYGLYLSVEANETKFDVPVNATAAEKIKIEVEALLETIRSSFDNEVTPYFALIICLWGTLFLERWKRKNAMMAYEWDVDNFEHNEPDRPQFYGLKVKKDPVTQEPNWFYPFRKQILKYMVSTSTLLFMMFIVLISVTGVIVYRLLITVDYCPGMTAVECLITSSIISAVLNAVSILILGKIYELLAFKLTEWENHRTQTQYDDALITKMFAFQFVNSYASCFYIAFFRGRFSVFGYTDECVGDKGTCMSQLSFQVLILMIIRPFPRIAKDLIIPLIRKFIRMRPNWCCRINACPCDCCNKINRINTEEAKNIFEANKTLLSNYLERERLKPTLGDFTLNEYTEKVIQYGFLMLFAASFPLAPLMAILLNLIDIRIDARRMLWSNRRPVAYIRQDIGKWYGILDLVNTIGVITNGFLIGFTSSWASNFNDADKLWVVLGFEHIVFSMKFIIAYLIPDVPRDVRLAIRREKYQVAKILEEAKYTEAINYSELIPKHKKKSAGTGGNVSVSGVVPKIRNGKVTADSNV
- the LOC125679187 gene encoding anoctamin-4-like isoform X1, with the protein product MKTENPITLSNMSADTSQEESDGEPPLGPFTTITSTVKFRNLRKRHLKRNPQMKAFERRYTELGPALIPEQKRIDYVLIYKNKYSNDPMYIDDPDKQEAVRQKEEKRERFEASLTKEGFDVQKEVIGENVFVKLHCPFKRLCAEAEMVKMEMPLHGCANYPEDQQNFISEFLEKYFETDNEMDYVSAPFMMDRINLYEGYEDPTHFFRPAIRSMLVDHILINIDIRTKDERKDKGSAKKSIEDRKSKCCSCLPCFGTNEKDDENSVSKIIIDHDEAHQEKVYIPGKIHSLPYLLMKGVYTDAFILHEESECKEDQSILKDKYFSDANVDLEENKDKESLETDPRKALQDTWTVFYKFQPLWKIRNYFGEMIALYFAWVGEMTTSLWIPMLFGFAIFLYGLYLSVEANETKFDVPVNATAAEKIKIEVEALLETIRSSFDNEVTPYFALIICLWGTLFLERWKRKNAMMAYEWDVDNFEHNEPDRPQFYGLKVKKDPVTQEPNWFYPFRKQILKYMVSTSTLLFMMFIVLISVTGVIVYRLLITVDYCPGMTAVECLITSSIISAVLNAVSILILGKIYELLAFKLTEWENHRTQTQYDDALITKMFAFQFVNSYASCFYIAFFRGRFSVFGYTDECVGDKGTCMSQLSFQVLILMIIRPFPRIAKDLIIPLIRKFIRMRPNWCCRINACPCDCCNKINRINTEEAKNIFEANKTLLSNYLERERLKPTLGDFTLNEYTEKVIQYGFLMLFAASFPLAPLMAILLNLIDIRIDARRMLWSNRRPVAYIRQDIGKWYGILDLVNTIGVITNGFLIGFTSSWASNFNDADKLWVVLGFEHIVFSMKFIIAYLIPDVPRDVRLAIRREKYQVAKILEEAKYTEAINYSELIPKHKKKRKHRSSNYDTFIQLDDNIGKPQEEFTDTVIPEESVFKETHSAPEEKTSEFNRPASAEESDQWYIVKRDISTPQVCSAGTGGNVSVSGVVPKIRNGKVTADSNV
- the LOC125679187 gene encoding anoctamin-4-like isoform X2 codes for the protein MKTENPITLSNMSADTSQEESDGEPPLGPFTTITSTVKFRNLRKRHLKRNPQMKAFERRYTELGPALIPEQKRIDYVLIYKNKYSNDPMYIDDPDKQEAVRQKEEKRERFEASLTKEGFDVQKEVIGENVFVKLHCPFKRLCAEAEMVKMEMPLHGCANYPEDQQNFISEFLEKYFETDNEMDYVSAPFMMDRINLYEGYEDPTHFFRPAIRSMLVDHILINIDIRTKDERKDKGSAKKSIEDRKSKCCSCLPCFGTNEKDDENSVSKIIIDHDEAHQEKVYIPGKIHSLPYLLMKGVYTDAFILHEESECKEDQSILKDKYFSDANVDLEENKDKESLETDPRKALQDTWTVFYKFQPLWKIRNYFGEMIALYFAWVGEMTTSLWIPMLFGFAIFLYGLYLSVEANETKFDVPVNATAAEKIKIEVEALLETIRSSFDNEVTPYFALIICLWGTLFLERWKRKNAMMAYEWDVDNFEHNEPDRPQFYGLKVKKDPVTQEPNWFYPFRKQILKYMVSTSTLLFMMFIVLISVTGVIVYRLLITVDYCPGMTAVECLITSSIISAVLNAVSILILGKIYELLAFKLTEWENHRTQTQYDDALITKMFAFQFVNSYASCFYIAFFRGRFSVFGYTDECVGDKGTCMSQLSFQVLILMIIRPFPRIAKDLIIPLIRKFIRMRPNWCCRINACPCDCCNKINRINTEEAKNIFEANKTLLSNYLERERLKPTLGDFTLNEYTEKVIQYGFLMLFAASFPLAPLMAILLNLIDIRIDARRMLWSNRRPVAYIRQDIGKWYGILDLVNTIGVITNGFLIGFTSSWASNFNDADKLWVVLGFEHIVFSMKFIIAYLIPDVPRDVRLAIRREKYQVAKILEEAKYTEAINYSELIPKHKKKRKHRSSNYDTFIQLDDNIGKPQEEFTDTVIPEESVFKETHSAPEEKTSEFNRPASAGTGGNVSVSGVVPKIRNGKVTADSNV